In one Umezawaea sp. Da 62-37 genomic region, the following are encoded:
- a CDS encoding DegV family protein, with product MYRRVAIVTDSTACLPSALTDELGITVAQIQVRIGDKLNDESRVPVPTLVNAMRGTLSVTTVPPDPGAFYWAYADAGAAGAEAVVSIHVSSRLSGTVDTACNAAKQVRIPVHVVDTGTCGMSLGYAVLAAADAAARGGDARKVIGAAMHSFRRGTELIYVDTLEHLKRGGRISPAVAMLGTAVSMKPLLTMSEGQIKPLEKVIGTDRALRRMVDIAAKRAGEDRVDVAVEHFAAEDRAHEVLRRLRKKVPGARKYMLTQVSSAIGAHVGPGAIGVSISPV from the coding sequence ATGTACCGGCGCGTCGCGATAGTGACCGACTCCACCGCGTGCCTGCCTTCCGCGCTGACCGACGAGCTCGGCATCACCGTCGCACAGATCCAGGTCCGCATCGGCGACAAGCTGAACGACGAGTCCCGCGTACCGGTCCCCACTCTGGTGAACGCCATGCGCGGCACCCTCTCCGTCACCACCGTGCCCCCAGATCCCGGCGCCTTCTACTGGGCCTACGCCGACGCGGGTGCCGCAGGCGCCGAGGCCGTGGTCTCGATCCATGTCTCCTCAAGGCTTTCCGGCACCGTCGACACCGCCTGCAACGCCGCGAAGCAGGTGCGGATCCCGGTCCACGTCGTCGACACCGGCACCTGCGGCATGAGCCTCGGCTACGCCGTCCTCGCCGCCGCCGACGCCGCAGCCCGCGGCGGCGACGCCAGGAAGGTCATCGGCGCCGCCATGCACAGCTTCCGCAGGGGCACCGAACTCATCTACGTCGACACCCTCGAACACCTCAAACGCGGCGGCCGCATCAGCCCCGCCGTCGCCATGCTCGGCACAGCGGTCTCGATGAAACCCCTCCTCACCATGTCCGAAGGCCAGATCAAGCCGTTGGAGAAGGTCATCGGCACCGACCGCGCACTGCGCCGCATGGTCGACATCGCCGCGAAGAGGGCGGGCGAAGACCGGGTCGACGTAGCCGTCGAACACTTCGCCGCCGAAGACCGCGCCCACGAAGTCCTGCGCCGCCTGCGCAAAAAAGTCCCCGGCGCCCGCAAGTACATGCTGACCCAGGTCAGCTCAGCCATCGGCGCCCACGTAGGCCCCGGCGCAATCGGCGTCAGCATCTCCCCCGTCTAG
- a CDS encoding class I SAM-dependent methyltransferase produces MTPAPLPLTGERTVPGIDVENYWFRRHEAAYLDLLRYCADAVVLEAGCGEGYGARLIAERAARVIALDYDAFTAAHVGAAYPELAVVRGNLAALPLRTASVDVVANLQVIEHLWDQEQFVAECVRVLRPGGRLLMTTPNRLTFSPGLDKPHNPFHTRELAPDELRGLLTVDGLEVEVLAGLRHGARLLELDAALGGSIIDAQVDVVLSGGEWSTELLTAVTSVRSDDFAITPDDLDTSLDLVAVAVRT; encoded by the coding sequence GTGACGCCAGCCCCCCTGCCCCTCACCGGCGAGCGGACCGTGCCGGGAATCGACGTCGAGAACTACTGGTTCCGCAGGCACGAGGCCGCCTACCTGGACCTGCTCCGGTACTGCGCGGACGCCGTGGTGCTGGAAGCGGGCTGCGGCGAGGGCTACGGCGCCCGGTTGATCGCGGAGCGGGCGGCGCGGGTGATCGCGCTGGACTACGACGCGTTCACGGCCGCGCACGTCGGCGCCGCCTACCCCGAGCTGGCCGTGGTGCGCGGCAACCTCGCGGCGCTGCCGCTGCGCACCGCGAGCGTGGACGTGGTGGCGAACCTCCAGGTGATCGAGCACCTGTGGGACCAGGAGCAGTTCGTCGCGGAGTGCGTGCGGGTGCTGCGGCCCGGCGGCAGGCTGCTGATGACCACGCCGAACCGGCTGACGTTCTCGCCGGGGCTGGACAAGCCGCACAACCCGTTCCACACCAGGGAACTGGCGCCCGACGAGCTGCGCGGGCTGCTCACCGTCGACGGGCTCGAGGTGGAGGTGCTGGCGGGGCTGCGGCACGGGGCGCGACTGCTGGAGCTGGACGCGGCGCTCGGCGGGTCGATCATCGACGCGCAGGTGGACGTCGTGCTGTCCGGCGGCGAGTGGTCGACGGAGCTGCTGACCGCCGTGACCTCGGTGCGCAGCGACGACTTCGCCATCACCCCCGACGACCTGGACACCAGCCTCGACCTCGTCGCGGTGGCGGTCCGGACATGA
- a CDS encoding glycoside hydrolase family 57 protein — MTSEGTFCLVLHSHLPWLAHQGGWPVGEEWLYQAWAHSYLPVVDLLERFAAEGRRDVLTLGVTPVLAAQLDDPYSLRGVHDWLGNWQLRAQYAGRRLAGLSAYEHRQSERALSTFETRWRHGFSPVLRPLVDSGTVELLGGPATHPFQPLLDPRLRAFTLRTGLADTALRLGSAPEGIWAPECGYAPGMENGYAAAGVRRFMVDGPALGGDTSAARTVGDSDVVCFGRDLEVSYRVWSPSVGYPGDPAYRDFHTYDHPTGLKPSRVTGVEVAPEDKAPYEPAFAAEAVRRHAVDFVDAVVRRLRDLREQKGRPGLVVAAYDTELYGHWWHEGPAWLEAVLRALPEAGVHVTTLRGALEAGHLGGPVELPASSWGAGKDWGTWAGPQVADVVHGNAEVQRELLALDFRGTTRDPVLDQAVREALLSLSSDWAFMVTKDSAADYARYRAKAHAERFRELVSRRGNGDRAAELRLVDGPFGHLDARGLA; from the coding sequence ATGACGTCGGAGGGCACGTTCTGCCTGGTCCTGCACAGCCACCTGCCGTGGCTCGCGCACCAGGGCGGGTGGCCGGTCGGCGAGGAGTGGCTCTACCAGGCGTGGGCGCACTCGTACCTGCCGGTGGTGGACCTGCTGGAGCGGTTCGCCGCCGAGGGCCGCCGCGACGTGCTGACGCTCGGCGTCACGCCGGTGCTGGCCGCGCAGCTCGACGACCCGTACAGCCTGCGCGGGGTACACGACTGGCTGGGCAACTGGCAGCTGCGCGCCCAGTACGCCGGGCGGCGGCTGGCCGGGCTGAGCGCCTACGAGCACCGGCAGTCCGAGCGCGCGCTCTCGACGTTCGAGACCAGGTGGCGGCACGGGTTCTCCCCGGTGCTGCGGCCCCTGGTCGACTCGGGCACCGTCGAACTGCTCGGCGGACCGGCCACGCACCCGTTCCAACCGCTGCTCGACCCGCGGCTGCGCGCGTTCACCCTGCGCACCGGGCTGGCGGACACCGCGCTGCGGCTCGGCTCCGCGCCGGAGGGCATCTGGGCGCCGGAGTGCGGTTACGCGCCCGGCATGGAGAACGGCTACGCGGCAGCGGGCGTGCGGCGGTTCATGGTCGACGGCCCCGCGCTGGGCGGCGACACCTCGGCCGCGCGGACCGTCGGCGACTCGGACGTCGTGTGCTTCGGGCGCGACCTGGAGGTGTCCTACCGGGTGTGGTCGCCCAGCGTCGGCTACCCCGGCGACCCGGCGTACCGCGACTTCCACACCTACGACCACCCCACCGGCCTCAAGCCGTCGCGGGTGACCGGCGTGGAGGTCGCCCCGGAGGACAAGGCGCCGTACGAGCCCGCGTTCGCGGCGGAGGCCGTCCGGCGGCACGCGGTGGACTTCGTCGACGCGGTCGTGCGGCGGCTGCGGGACCTGCGCGAGCAGAAGGGGCGGCCCGGTCTCGTGGTGGCCGCCTACGACACCGAGCTGTACGGGCACTGGTGGCACGAGGGTCCGGCGTGGCTGGAGGCCGTGCTGCGCGCGCTGCCGGAGGCGGGCGTGCACGTGACGACGCTGCGCGGGGCGCTGGAAGCCGGTCACCTCGGCGGTCCGGTGGAGCTGCCCGCGTCGTCGTGGGGGGCGGGCAAGGACTGGGGCACCTGGGCCGGGCCGCAGGTCGCGGACGTCGTGCACGGCAACGCCGAGGTGCAGCGCGAACTGCTGGCGCTGGACTTCCGCGGCACCACCCGCGACCCGGTGCTCGACCAGGCCGTCCGCGAGGCGCTGCTGTCGCTGTCGAGCGACTGGGCGTTCATGGTCACGAAGGACTCGGCGGCCGACTACGCCCGCTACCGGGCGAAGGCGCACGCGGAGCGGTTCCGCGAACTGGTGTCCCGGCGCGGGAACGGGGACCGGGCGGCGGAGTTGCGGCTGGTCGACGGTCCGTTCGGGCACTTGGACGCCAGGGGGTTGGCCTAG
- a CDS encoding glycosyltransferase family 4 protein: MRVLMLSWEYPPVVVGGLGRHVHAVATQLAAQGHEVVVLCRQPSGSDAVTHPTSDVVSEGVRLIRVAEDPAHLVFERDLVAWTLAMGHAMTRAGLALLRDWKPDVVHAHDWLVSHPAIALAEAAAVPLVATVHATEAGRHSGWLSQTLNQQVHSVEWWLANRADSLITCSAAMRTEVAHLFDVDPAGTTVLHNGIEPRRWRVRPGDVAEARRKYSPDGHPLLLFFGRLEWEKGVQDLLAALPRVRRAHRGTRLVVAGEGSHATWLVEQARKHKVRRAVDFVGHLSDRELTAVLAAADAVVLPSKYEPFGIVALEAAAAGTPLVASTAGGLGEVVRDGDTGLSFTPGDVDGLGAAVRSVLSDRPAAARRAKAAKARLATDFDWTKIAAGTVEVYRSAKVGAPVVLGRPKIATGNMFV; encoded by the coding sequence ATGCGCGTGCTGATGTTGTCCTGGGAGTACCCACCGGTCGTGGTGGGCGGGCTCGGCAGACACGTGCACGCCGTCGCCACCCAGCTCGCCGCGCAGGGCCACGAGGTCGTGGTGCTGTGCCGCCAGCCGTCGGGCAGCGACGCGGTCACGCACCCCACCAGCGACGTGGTGTCCGAGGGCGTGCGGCTGATCCGGGTCGCCGAGGACCCCGCGCACCTGGTGTTCGAACGCGACCTGGTGGCGTGGACGCTCGCCATGGGCCACGCGATGACCCGCGCGGGCCTGGCGCTGCTGCGCGACTGGAAGCCCGACGTCGTGCACGCGCACGACTGGCTCGTCTCGCACCCCGCCATCGCGCTCGCCGAGGCCGCGGCGGTACCGCTGGTCGCGACCGTGCACGCCACCGAGGCCGGTCGGCACAGCGGCTGGCTGTCGCAGACGCTGAACCAGCAGGTGCACTCGGTGGAGTGGTGGCTGGCCAACAGGGCCGACTCGCTGATCACCTGCTCGGCCGCGATGCGCACCGAGGTCGCGCACCTGTTCGACGTCGACCCGGCCGGGACCACCGTGCTGCACAACGGGATCGAGCCCCGCCGCTGGCGCGTCCGGCCCGGCGACGTGGCCGAGGCTCGGCGGAAGTACAGCCCGGACGGCCACCCGCTGCTGCTGTTCTTCGGGCGGCTGGAGTGGGAGAAGGGCGTGCAGGACCTGCTCGCCGCGCTCCCCCGCGTCCGCCGCGCCCACCGCGGCACCCGGCTCGTCGTCGCGGGCGAGGGCAGCCACGCCACCTGGCTCGTCGAGCAGGCGCGCAAGCACAAGGTGCGGCGCGCGGTGGACTTCGTGGGGCACCTGTCGGACCGGGAGCTGACGGCCGTGCTGGCGGCGGCCGACGCCGTCGTGCTGCCGAGCAAGTACGAGCCGTTCGGGATCGTGGCGCTGGAGGCCGCGGCGGCCGGGACGCCGCTGGTCGCGTCGACCGCGGGTGGGCTCGGCGAGGTCGTCCGCGACGGCGACACGGGACTGTCGTTCACACCGGGCGACGTGGACGGACTCGGCGCGGCCGTCCGCTCGGTGCTGTCGGACCGGCCCGCGGCGGCACGGCGGGCGAAGGCGGCCAAGGCGCGGCTGGCGACGGACTTCGACTGGACGAAGATCGCCGCCGGCACCGTCGAGGTGTACCGGTCGGCGAAGGTGGGCGCCCCGGTGGTGCTCGGGCGGCCGAAGATCGCGACGGGGAACATGTTCGTCTGA
- a CDS encoding GAF domain-containing protein encodes MKTKFSAAMQFGVPVALPIMITVSSAFAGATVAPVKVYWWLGAIACTASMALLNTLKEVRSRKASLEGKAAREKVRMTLAEASQPLVSALAQVSVAVDAESKRRALDTLVNRAVATARAQCGMGRKETYRSVFYRLSEDRLERQAFEGREDDPLPRLVFRMEDGDYARYVIKLAQGEESLWVEDLHEAPDFIDAKKRNFRSLISVPVNANGRRFGLLGIDSPEPGTLRNVDTRFMILIAGVLAAGLAQLPTEGSLGE; translated from the coding sequence GTGAAAACCAAGTTCAGTGCGGCAATGCAGTTCGGTGTGCCGGTCGCGTTGCCGATCATGATCACCGTGAGTTCCGCATTCGCCGGTGCGACGGTGGCGCCCGTCAAGGTCTACTGGTGGTTGGGGGCGATCGCCTGCACCGCCTCGATGGCGCTGTTGAACACCCTCAAGGAGGTTCGCTCCCGCAAGGCGTCCCTGGAGGGGAAAGCCGCGCGGGAGAAGGTGCGGATGACACTGGCGGAGGCGAGCCAACCGTTGGTCAGCGCGCTCGCCCAGGTATCCGTCGCGGTCGACGCCGAGAGCAAACGACGTGCGCTGGACACGCTGGTCAACCGTGCTGTGGCCACCGCGCGCGCCCAGTGCGGCATGGGGCGGAAGGAGACCTACCGCAGCGTGTTCTACCGGCTGTCCGAGGACCGGCTGGAACGCCAGGCGTTCGAAGGCAGGGAAGACGACCCGCTGCCCCGCCTGGTCTTCCGGATGGAGGACGGGGACTACGCGCGCTACGTCATCAAGTTGGCGCAGGGCGAAGAGTCGCTGTGGGTTGAAGATCTGCACGAAGCGCCGGATTTCATCGATGCGAAAAAGCGCAATTTCCGTTCGCTCATCTCGGTGCCGGTCAACGCGAACGGCCGCCGGTTCGGTTTGCTCGGCATCGATTCACCCGAACCCGGCACACTGCGGAACGTTGACACGCGCTTTATGATCCTAATAGCCGGAGTACTGGCCGCGGGGCTGGCTCAGCTCCCAACGGAAGGAAGCCTCGGTGAGTGA
- a CDS encoding HAMP domain-containing sensor histidine kinase, producing the protein MTRWVWVVAVACAALPGPLLAGPLGPFWAAGAVVLPAGVAALAVRAAGWRSAALAAELAEARRTAAARADLVAAVSHDVRTPLAMVKVAADLLLQGTPGEVNERQRRFLTTISDQTDQTIAIAEDLLVQARIEAGMPVARPARVDLNRVVADAVRGLRPLAEQRDQRITVDLPRLPPVVTADERLIARAIVNLSTNAMRFTANGGMVVVRVIANDDSAVISVTDDGAGMTPEAREKLFRPFASGAPLADGTGLGLVLTRQIALLHGGRLLVDTTPRRGTTIMLRLPHGRNP; encoded by the coding sequence GTGACCAGGTGGGTGTGGGTGGTGGCGGTGGCGTGCGCCGCGCTGCCCGGTCCCCTGCTCGCGGGTCCGCTCGGGCCGTTCTGGGCGGCGGGCGCGGTCGTGCTGCCGGCGGGGGTGGCCGCGCTGGCCGTCCGGGCGGCCGGCTGGCGGTCCGCCGCGCTGGCCGCCGAGTTGGCCGAGGCCCGGCGCACGGCCGCGGCGCGCGCCGACCTGGTGGCGGCGGTGAGCCACGACGTGCGCACGCCGCTGGCGATGGTGAAGGTCGCCGCCGACCTGCTGCTCCAGGGCACACCCGGTGAGGTCAACGAGCGGCAGCGGCGGTTCCTCACGACGATCTCCGACCAGACCGACCAGACCATCGCGATCGCCGAGGACCTGCTGGTGCAGGCGCGGATCGAGGCCGGGATGCCCGTCGCGCGGCCGGCGCGGGTGGACCTGAACCGGGTGGTCGCGGACGCGGTGCGCGGGTTGCGGCCGCTGGCCGAGCAGCGGGACCAGCGGATCACCGTGGACCTGCCGCGGCTGCCGCCCGTGGTCACCGCGGACGAGCGGCTGATCGCCCGCGCGATCGTCAACCTGAGCACCAACGCCATGAGGTTCACCGCGAACGGCGGGATGGTGGTGGTGCGGGTGATCGCCAACGACGACTCCGCGGTCATCAGCGTCACCGACGACGGGGCGGGCATGACGCCGGAGGCGCGGGAGAAGCTGTTCCGGCCGTTCGCCTCCGGGGCGCCGCTGGCCGACGGGACGGGGCTGGGGCTGGTGCTGACCCGGCAGATCGCGCTGCTGCACGGCGGCAGGCTGCTGGTCGACACGACGCCGCGCCGCGGCACCACCATCATGCTGCGGCTACCGCACGGGAGGAACCCATGA
- a CDS encoding response regulator transcription factor, with amino-acid sequence MTGPLALLAEDEPQMADLVGFILESEGLRVRIVHDGLLAREVWAAGGVDVAVLDVGLPGLDGLSLCREIRAAGSLPVLMLTARSDDSEVIEGLEAGADDYVVKPFKPRVLALRVNALLRRAVPRTTGRLRVGDLVVDPVARVVVAAGREVPLADREWRLLTALAARPGEVVSWRKLLAEVWDADDWLGGREMVKAAIYRLRQRLHDDTAHPRYVETVRGAGYRLKA; translated from the coding sequence ATGACCGGTCCGCTGGCCCTGCTCGCCGAGGACGAGCCGCAGATGGCGGACCTCGTCGGGTTCATCCTGGAGTCGGAGGGGCTCCGGGTCCGGATCGTGCACGACGGCCTGCTGGCGCGCGAGGTGTGGGCGGCGGGCGGGGTCGACGTGGCGGTGCTGGACGTCGGGCTGCCCGGTCTGGACGGGCTGTCGCTGTGCCGGGAGATCCGGGCCGCGGGGTCGCTGCCGGTGCTCATGCTGACGGCGCGGTCCGACGACAGCGAGGTCATCGAGGGCCTGGAGGCGGGGGCGGACGACTACGTCGTGAAGCCGTTCAAGCCGCGGGTGCTGGCGCTGCGGGTGAACGCGCTGCTGCGCCGGGCGGTGCCGCGCACGACCGGTCGGCTGCGGGTGGGCGACCTGGTGGTCGACCCGGTCGCGCGGGTCGTCGTGGCGGCGGGCCGGGAGGTGCCGCTGGCCGACCGGGAGTGGCGGCTGCTGACGGCGCTCGCGGCGCGGCCCGGCGAGGTCGTGTCGTGGCGGAAGCTGCTCGCCGAGGTGTGGGACGCCGACGACTGGCTGGGCGGGCGGGAAATGGTGAAGGCCGCGATCTACCGGTTGCGGCAGCGCCTGCACGACGACACCGCGCACCCCCGTTACGTCGAGACGGTCCGCGGGGCCGGGTACCGGCTCAAGGCCTGA
- a CDS encoding ABC transporter substrate-binding protein, with the protein MRKTMAVLAALALTTTACSQRAPEASGGRKEVVVACGAAEDWCQKMTAGFTAKTGIPADYVRLSSGEAVARFGASKDNPEFDVWHGGPADGYEAAKDQGLLQPYTSSATGKIPAGYRDPSGYWTGVYIGALGFCSNRDVLAKAGLEAPTSWNDLLAPGFAKQVAIAHPATSGTAYTALYTVVGIKGGEAAGLAYFQELGKSVLQYSKSGSAPGQMAGRGEVATGVVFSHDCVKYQEEGSTSLVVTYPKEGTGYEVGAVGILAHARNLDAAKAYVDYAASAAAQEIGPTVKSYQRPTSPDATPAPQAFDPIAVRLVEYDVAAAGKAKKGLIEKFEAGVATAPAN; encoded by the coding sequence ATGCGCAAGACGATGGCCGTGCTCGCGGCCTTAGCGCTCACCACGACAGCCTGCTCCCAACGCGCCCCCGAGGCGTCCGGCGGCCGCAAGGAGGTCGTCGTCGCGTGCGGCGCGGCCGAGGACTGGTGCCAGAAGATGACCGCCGGGTTCACCGCGAAGACCGGCATCCCCGCCGACTACGTCCGGCTCTCCAGCGGCGAGGCCGTCGCGCGGTTCGGCGCGTCGAAGGACAACCCCGAGTTCGACGTGTGGCACGGCGGACCGGCCGACGGCTACGAGGCCGCGAAGGACCAGGGGCTGCTCCAGCCCTACACCTCCTCCGCCACCGGCAAGATCCCGGCGGGGTACCGCGACCCGTCCGGCTACTGGACCGGCGTGTACATCGGCGCGCTCGGCTTCTGCTCCAACCGCGACGTGCTCGCCAAGGCCGGGCTGGAGGCGCCGACGTCGTGGAACGACCTGCTGGCGCCGGGGTTCGCGAAGCAGGTCGCCATCGCGCACCCGGCCACGTCGGGCACCGCCTACACCGCGCTGTACACCGTCGTCGGCATCAAGGGCGGTGAGGCGGCCGGGCTCGCTTACTTCCAGGAGCTCGGCAAGTCGGTGCTCCAGTACAGCAAGAGCGGCAGCGCGCCGGGGCAGATGGCCGGGCGCGGCGAGGTCGCGACCGGCGTCGTGTTCTCGCACGACTGCGTGAAGTACCAGGAGGAGGGGTCGACGTCCTTGGTCGTCACCTACCCCAAGGAGGGCACGGGGTACGAGGTCGGCGCGGTCGGGATCCTCGCCCACGCCCGGAACCTCGACGCCGCCAAGGCCTACGTGGACTACGCGGCCAGCGCCGCGGCGCAGGAGATCGGCCCGACGGTGAAGTCCTACCAGCGCCCGACCTCGCCCGACGCGACGCCCGCGCCGCAGGCGTTCGACCCGATCGCGGTGCGGCTCGTCGAGTACGACGTCGCCGCCGCGGGCAAGGCCAAGAAGGGCCTGATCGAGAAGTTCGAGGCCGGCGTCGCCACGGCCCCCGCCAACTAG
- a CDS encoding iron ABC transporter permease, producing MQLLHRVRSKPALALSLVVVTAVLGVGLLFPVSQVLLTAFSPEGLDAVRALVGSSVNRGVVVNTVVLGLCVAAVGTALAFLFAFVQTRLDVPFKRVLHAIAIVPVVSPPFALATALVVLFGRNGVISQGVFGVPYDIYGLDGLTIALALSFFPVVYLTLVGMMRRLDPSLDEAATSLGAGRAKVFLTVTLPMLLPGLASGFLLLFVEAIADLANPLVLGGDFTVLSSRAYLAITGEYDVASGAVFSLSLMVPAVLVFLLQRYWIDRRKVFSVTGKPTGRPQVHRGPVAMTAYAAAVFVALLIVLVYATIVYGAFTAVPGVNNAFTLAHFDFVLFGIGSEAMVDTTVMAVVAAPLAGLLGVLIAYLVVRKLPRVGPLLDFVAMLGIAVPGTVLGIGFVLAFRSENLVAGVTVIPSLVGGAAVLGGSVGIVVVLLIRGMPAAVRAGVGSLHQIHPSIDEASASLGADDSTTFRRITLPLIRPALLAGLTFAIARSMTTLSPIVFLTTPDTKIMAAQILAEVDAGRFGNAFAYCCVLMAIVLVLIGLVRVAVRGRAVRPVRTLAVIAPTAPVLVGAEKE from the coding sequence ATGCAGCTGCTCCACCGCGTCCGCTCCAAGCCGGCGCTCGCGCTCTCGCTCGTCGTCGTCACCGCCGTGCTCGGTGTCGGCCTGCTGTTCCCCGTGTCGCAGGTGCTGCTCACCGCGTTCTCGCCCGAGGGGCTGGACGCGGTGCGGGCCCTGGTCGGCTCGTCGGTCAACCGGGGCGTCGTCGTCAACACGGTCGTGCTCGGGCTGTGCGTCGCGGCCGTCGGCACGGCGCTCGCGTTCCTGTTCGCGTTCGTGCAGACCCGGTTGGACGTGCCGTTCAAGCGGGTCCTGCACGCGATCGCCATCGTGCCGGTGGTGAGCCCGCCGTTCGCGCTGGCCACCGCGCTGGTGGTGCTGTTCGGCCGCAACGGCGTGATCAGCCAGGGCGTTTTCGGTGTGCCGTACGACATCTACGGCCTGGACGGGCTGACGATCGCGCTGGCGCTGTCGTTCTTCCCCGTCGTGTACCTGACCCTGGTCGGCATGATGCGGCGGCTCGACCCGTCGCTGGACGAGGCCGCGACCAGCCTGGGCGCCGGGCGCGCCAAGGTGTTCCTCACCGTGACGCTGCCGATGCTGCTGCCGGGGCTGGCGAGCGGGTTCCTGCTGCTGTTCGTGGAGGCCATCGCCGACCTGGCCAACCCGCTGGTGCTCGGCGGCGACTTCACCGTGCTGTCGTCGCGGGCCTACCTCGCGATCACCGGCGAGTACGACGTGGCGTCCGGCGCGGTGTTCTCGCTGTCGCTGATGGTCCCCGCCGTGCTGGTGTTCCTGCTCCAGCGCTACTGGATCGACCGGCGGAAGGTCTTCAGCGTCACCGGGAAGCCGACCGGAAGGCCGCAGGTCCACCGGGGGCCGGTGGCGATGACCGCCTACGCCGCGGCGGTCTTCGTGGCCCTGCTGATCGTGCTCGTCTACGCCACGATCGTCTACGGCGCGTTCACCGCCGTGCCCGGCGTGAACAACGCGTTCACGTTGGCGCACTTCGACTTCGTGCTGTTCGGCATCGGGTCGGAGGCGATGGTCGACACCACCGTGATGGCCGTGGTCGCCGCCCCGCTGGCCGGGCTGCTCGGGGTGCTGATCGCCTACCTCGTCGTGCGGAAGCTGCCGCGCGTCGGACCGCTGCTCGACTTCGTCGCGATGCTGGGGATCGCCGTGCCGGGCACCGTGCTCGGGATCGGGTTCGTGCTGGCGTTCCGCTCGGAGAACCTGGTCGCGGGCGTGACCGTGATCCCCTCGCTCGTCGGCGGCGCGGCGGTGCTCGGCGGCTCGGTCGGGATCGTGGTCGTGCTGCTGATCCGCGGCATGCCCGCCGCCGTGCGGGCCGGAGTCGGGTCGCTGCACCAGATCCACCCGTCGATCGACGAGGCGTCGGCGAGCCTCGGCGCGGACGACTCGACCACGTTCCGGCGGATCACGCTGCCGCTGATCAGACCCGCGCTGCTGGCCGGGCTGACGTTCGCGATCGCCCGCTCGATGACCACCCTGTCGCCGATCGTGTTCCTCACGACCCCGGACACCAAGATCATGGCCGCGCAGATCCTCGCCGAGGTCGACGCGGGCCGCTTCGGCAACGCGTTCGCCTACTGCTGCGTGCTGATGGCGATCGTGCTGGTCCTGATCGGGCTGGTCCGGGTGGCCGTCCGCGGCCGGGCCGTGCGCCCGGTCCGCACGCTCGCCGTCATCGCCCCCACCGCGCCCGTGCTCGTCGGCGCCGAGAAGGAGTAG
- a CDS encoding ABC transporter ATP-binding protein — protein sequence MADHHVGRVVLTDLVKRYENTDPAARPAVDGVGLDVEAGEFLTLLGPSGCGKTTTLRMIAGFETPTSGAIAVDGVDMLRLPPNKRPMAMVFQSYALFPHLSVFDNVAYGLRIDRSRRARLAEAVEIALTSMNLTGLGDRFPHQLSGGQQQRVALARAMVVQPSVLLFDEPLSNLDAKFREQMRREIRLLQRRMGITSLYVTHDQSEAMSLSDRVVVMNAGRVEQVATPAEVYTRPASVFVGNFIGRATFLPVPDAVVRDGRARVRVFGRELDVAAHPDTGRGAVLMIRPESVSVTPVSEEGCGVVRSAVYLGAGVDYEVETDEGTVLATVADPDVDRLLVEGTKVGLEVDASRAYLLPRG from the coding sequence ATGGCCGATCACCACGTGGGCCGCGTCGTGCTCACCGACCTCGTGAAGCGGTACGAGAACACCGATCCCGCCGCCCGTCCGGCCGTCGACGGCGTCGGCTTGGACGTGGAGGCGGGCGAGTTCCTGACCCTGCTCGGCCCGTCCGGGTGCGGCAAGACCACGACCCTGCGGATGATCGCGGGCTTCGAGACGCCGACGTCGGGGGCCATCGCCGTCGACGGGGTGGACATGCTGCGGCTGCCGCCGAACAAGCGGCCGATGGCGATGGTGTTCCAGAGCTACGCGCTGTTCCCGCACCTGTCGGTGTTCGACAACGTCGCGTACGGGTTGCGGATCGACCGCTCCCGGCGCGCGCGCCTGGCCGAAGCCGTCGAGATCGCCTTGACCAGCATGAACCTGACCGGGCTCGGGGACCGGTTCCCGCACCAGCTCTCCGGCGGGCAGCAGCAGCGGGTGGCGCTCGCGCGGGCGATGGTGGTGCAGCCGTCGGTGCTGCTGTTCGACGAGCCGCTGTCGAACCTGGACGCGAAGTTCCGGGAGCAGATGCGGCGGGAGATCCGGCTGCTGCAACGGCGGATGGGGATCACGAGCCTGTACGTGACGCACGACCAGTCGGAGGCGATGAGCCTGTCGGACCGGGTCGTGGTGATGAACGCGGGGCGGGTGGAGCAGGTGGCCACGCCCGCGGAGGTGTACACGCGGCCGGCGTCGGTGTTCGTGGGGAACTTCATCGGGAGGGCGACGTTCCTGCCGGTGCCGGACGCGGTGGTGCGGGACGGGCGGGCACGGGTGCGGGTGTTCGGGCGGGAGCTGGACGTCGCCGCGCACCCGGACACCGGGCGCGGGGCGGTGTTGATGATCCGGCCCGAGTCGGTGTCGGTCACGCCCGTGTCCGAGGAGGGCTGCGGGGTCGTGCGGAGCGCCGTGTACCTGGGGGCGGGGGTGGACTACGAGGTGGAGACGGACGAGGGGACGGTGCTGGCGACGGTCGCCGACCCCGACGTGGACCGGCTGCTGGTGGAGGGGACGAAGGTGGGGTTGGAGGTCGACGCCTCCCGCGCGTACCTGCTGCCGCGGGGGTGA